Proteins from a genomic interval of Trifolium pratense cultivar HEN17-A07 linkage group LG6, ARS_RC_1.1, whole genome shotgun sequence:
- the LOC123891486 gene encoding heat shock cognate 70 kDa protein-like, which yields METVQSCLTDAKIDKKLVDDVVLVGGSSRIPKVQQLLQDFFNGKDLCVSINPDEAVAYGAAVQGALLGKGIKSFPNLVLRDVTPLSLGISLKDDIMSVLIPRNSTIPVKTKKVFHTCEDDQPGVSIDVYEGERMIATENNLLGLFELEIPLAPRHLPIKVCFAIDADGILTVSAEEETSGNKKDITITKENGRLSTEEIERMIQEAEKFKDEDIKFQKKVKAMNVLDDYLYNMRKVMKDGSVTSMLSSTDKMKINAAMIKGKNLIDDKEHQETFVFVDFLRELESIFESALKKSNRGYSDEESDSE from the coding sequence ATGGAGACGGTTCAAAGTTGTCTTACAGATGCTAAAATCGATAAGAAACTTGTCGATGATGTTGTACTTGTTGGTGGTTCTTCTCGGATTCCAAAAGTACAGCAGCTATTACAAGACTTTTTCAATGGAAAGGATTTGTGTGTGAGCATAAACCCAGATGAGGCTGTGGCGTATGGTGCGGCAGTGCAAGGTGCTTTGTTGGGTAAAGGTATAAAGTCTTTTCCAAACTTAGTGTTGCGAGATGTTACACCACTGTCACTTGGTATATCGTTAAAAGACGATATCATGAGTGTATTGATTCCAAGAAATTCTACCATTCCTGTGAAGACGAAAAAAGTATTCCACACATGTGAAGATGACCAACCTGGTGTCTCAATCGATGTTTACGAGGGTGAGAGAATGATTGCAACTGAGAATAACTTGCTTGGTTTATTTGAACTTGAAATTCCTCTTGCGCCTCGCCACCTTCCTATCAAAGTATGTTTTGCTATAGATGCCGATGGAATATTAACTGTCTCTGCAGAGGAAGAAACTAGTGGCAATAAGAAAGATATTACAATTACGAAAGAAAATGGTAGACTATCAACGGAAGAAATTGAGAGAATGATTCAAGAAGCTGAGAAGTTTAAAGACGAGGATATTAAGTTCCAGAAGAAAGTTAAAGCCATGAATGTTTTGGATGATTACCTCTATAACATGAGAAAAGTTATGAAGGATGGTAGTGTTACTTCCATGCTTAGCTCGACGGATAAAATGAAAATCAATGCTGCAATGATTAAAGGAAAGAATTTGATTGATGACAAAGAGCATCAAGAAACATTTGTGTTTGTCGACTTTTTGAGGGAACTCGAGAGCATCTTTGAATCTGCTTTGAAGAAGAGCAACAGAGGTTACTCTGATGAGGAAAGTGATTCTGAATGA
- the LOC123891481 gene encoding heat shock cognate 70 kDa protein-like, producing MAKKYTGPAIGIDLGTTYSCVAVWQSQNNRAEIIHNEQGNRTTPSFVAFTDDQRLIGDAAKNQAASNPANTIFDAKRLIGRKYSDSVIQNDIKLWPFKVVAGTDDKPQILVKYKGEEKRFCAEEISSMVLTRMREIAEKYLASPVTNAVVTVPAYFNDSQRKATKDAGLIAGLDVMRIINEPTAAALAYGLQKRADCVDERNIFIFDLGGGTFDVSLLTIKNNVFDVKATAGDTHLGGEDFDNRMVNNFVMEFKTKHQKDMSRNPRALRRLRTACERAKRTLSFDTEATIEVDAIYEGIDFHSSITRAKFEQLNVDLFKKCLETVESCLSDAKIDKSSVDDVVLVGGSSRIPKVQRLLQEFFKSKDLFASINPDEAVAYGAAVQAALLCEGIGKSKSLVLRDVTPLSLGTSIRGNVLSVVIPRNTSIPAKETNVYVTTEDNLSTMSFKVYEGERLKASENNVLGSFKMSIPPAPRGQIPVVVTFSIDLDGILNVSAKEETGGNKKEITITNEKGRLSADDVQRMIQEAEFFMAEDIKHMNKVKAINALDDYLYNMRKVMKDDSVTSMLTPIDKMKINSAMIKGKSLIEGKQNQDAFVFEDFLKELEITFETTLNKVNKSYFDEDSDSD from the exons atggcaaaaaaatACACAGGTCCTGCCATTGGAATTGACCTTGGAACAACCTATTCATGTGTAGCAGTTTGGCAGAGCCAAAACAACCGTGCAGAGATTATTCACAATGAACAAGGAAACAGAACCACTCCTTCTTTTGTTGCTTTTACTGATGATCAGAGATTGATCGGTGATGCTGCAAAGAATCAGGCTGCTTCTAACCCAGCTAACACTATCTTTg ATGCAAAGAGGTTGATTGGAAGAAAATATAGTGATTCTGTTATTCAGAATGATATAAAGTTGTGGCCATTTAAGGTTGTTGCTGGTACCGATGACAAACCGCAGATCCTTGTTAAGTATAAGGGTGAGGAAAAGCGATTTTGTGCTGAGGAAATCTCATCTATGGTACTCACAAGGATGCGTGAGATTGCAGAAAAATATTTGGCATCACCTGTCACGAATGCGGTTGTTACCGTGCCTGCTTATTTCAATGATTCTCAACGAAAAGCCACCAAAGATGCTGGTCTCATTGCTGGTCTCGATGTAATGCGGATAATTAATGAACCTACTGCTGCTGCTCTTGCGTATGGACTTCAAAAGAGAGCTGATTGTGTTGATGagagaaatatttttatatttgatctTGGTGGTGGAACTTTTGATGTTTCTCTTCTTACAATTAAGAATAATGTGTTTGATGTCAAGGCCACTGCCGGAGACACTCACCTTGGAGGAGAAGATTTTGATAATAGAATGGTGAACAACTTTGTTATGGAGTTCAAGACAAAGCATCAAAAGGACATGAGTAGGAATCCGAGGGCACTTAGAAGGTTAAGAACTGCATGCGAGAGGGCAAAACGGACATTGTCATTTGATACTGAAGCCACAATTGAGGTAGATGCAATTTATGAGGGTATTGATTTCCATTCATCAATCACAAGGGCCAAATTTGAGCAACTAAATGTGGACCTCTTTAAAAAGTGTTTGGAGACTGTTGAAAGTTGTCTCAGTGATGCTAAGATCGATAAGAGTAGTGTCGATGATGTTGTCCTCGTTGGCGGTTCTTCTAGGATTCCAAAAGTGCAACGGCTATTGCAAGAATTTTTCAAGTCAAAGGACCTTTTTGCCAGCATCAATCCCGATGAGGCTGTTGCTTATGGTGCAGCCGTTCAAGCAGCTTTGCTTTGTGAAGGCATTGGGAAGTCAAAAAGCTTGGTTTTGAGAGATGTCACGCCATTGTCTCTAGGTACGTCAATAAGGGGAAATGTTTTGAGTGTGGTGATTCCTAGAAATACTTCCATTCCAGCCAAAGAAACAAACGTCTATGTTACAACTGAAGATAACCTATCCACTATGTCGTTTAAGGTTTATGAGGGTGAGAGACTGAAAGCCAGTGAAAACAACGTGTTAGGTTCATTTAAGATGTCAATTCCTCCTGCTCCTCGTGGTCAGATTCCCGTCGTAGTAACTTTTTCTATAGATCTTGATGGTATTTTAAACGTCTCTGCGAAAGAAGAAACTGGTGGGAATAAGAAAGAAATTACAATAACAAATGAAAAGGGAAGGCTATCAGCTGATGATGTTCAGAGAATGATACAAGAAGCTGAGTTCTTTATGGCCGaagacattaagcatatgaataAGGTTAAAGCAATTAATGCTTTGGATGATTATCTTTACAATATGAGGAAAGTCATGAAGGATGACAGTGTTACTTCCATGCTTACCCCAATAGACAAAATGAAGATCAATTCTGCCATGATAAAGGGAAAGAGTTTGATTGAAGGAAAACAGAATCAAGATGCATTTGTATTTGAGGACTTTCTGAAAGAGCTTGAGATCACATTTGAAACTACTTTGAACAAGGTCAACAAAAGCTACTTTGATGAGGATAGTGATTCTGATTAA